The Papaver somniferum cultivar HN1 unplaced genomic scaffold, ASM357369v1 unplaced-scaffold_35, whole genome shotgun sequence genome segment tcccgtcgttagggggagataagaaaaagtagttTCTAAAGGAATGACAAGAATTGTCGtgatgtgttcccactgtgtctcacatcagttcttgtactccacaaatgtaaatgtgaagtgacaaagaataatcgatttcagAAAGTGCACTGATATCGACAACGTGACAAGAttacacataccagctgcaaataatcctgcaaggttacaaatcctcagtatggggtacaccatagactaaggtattGTAACTGCAGTTGGTGGAAGAGTTAAGTCCGTGGCTCcacaaaggaagatggagagaccaccaggttcggtcaatactcacctagaaaggaagtagatgagtaaggcataacctaatttgtatcattaatgaaatcatctcactTTATTgactctgactatgtccatgaatcaataatgaaggacgctccgaagttttaaaatgattctagagaacaatgaaatcctgacggattatgagaatgcacatgagtcaatggaaggatcatgcgtgcacaatgatgatataatccataaatagttgctccagaagtagagcacaatgagatcgaaccatgctttattttgattaattttaaataaataacatatttcgcttatacaatccaggtagaaatTAGTTCTTTGGCagatatacgggtatttggtatggtagtgctaaccaaccaagtgtaaagcatatggcacatacatgattatttgtcaTAGAGCACCGTGGGAAGAATGAAGTCTCAAAGTatcaagactcgccttgtggcgcaaggtttctcacaaagccctggaattgtcctcttataatgaacgttatagcatttcgctacttagttagcttgataatttcaaaaggacttgaaatgcagcatatgtatgtggttattacgtatctctgaaagaataaaGAGATAAcaaatatttacaaaagtacttgatatccTTTTGTTTCCCAAAGCAAGTGACTTTAAACcgcagagtgcgtttacagttagatagaacactcacttatagattgaaagCAATCAGGAAGATGttgtatacccgtctaagtggcaattgatttggaggggatagacaagtaaggtatttttccttgcgtattcacaagcaagttcctgatttggaattctaGCTACATATGTTGATGTTATAGACATGATGGATGCTCTTGACGTAATAAGAGATCCTACAAGCTACTCTAAATCCAAATTTGAGATGagaaatctggggaaagctcgaccgaaaattgagcttgtggtatattattccaccagtttgcatatgtctaaagttgtcaggcaatttaacaaggacatgcatcctgctagcactcccatggttaGTCGAGGTTCAGATGTaagtaaatgaccaattcgtctaaaggtagatgacgaagatgtgtcgggagatgaatttcccttatctaagtacaatatacgcgttattgtacttagcataatgtactcgaccaaatgtcacatcctcagtgaacttgttggCTAGATATAACTCAGCGCCAACttaacgtcattggaatggtataatgaatgtaatcatgtacttaaaagtaaccattaacATAactttgttttatccctgcaaagacattaaaaggaatgctaatgaaaatgcaatccaaaagttgttgattatgaaggaacaataacctcttctccaacgaaagtcaTTAGGGGGAGATATGCTAGACTATTTgtaggtcattaccgatattcagcttcaaaaagtacatgactaaaggaatttTCTTGaaaaactctgaaagtaatcagggggagatgccgacatcagggggaggatccaaggatatgatgtcgacatattttacttcgaaattgaagttgtgttgtaatCTTTTTCCCTTCGGTCGAGAATagtttttgttactcgacaaggtttttagagagacaatactaaaaacatcaagtatgttgaacgttgaagacataaagatcgcgttgatattactgaaaatatctgaatcaaagaaatgaaacgcgattgTCTGTTAAGCGACGTAACTtctagaatcaacaacatggtcttataaatattcaagtcaccaaagtaaagtgtgataaaatcctttttgactgcattagactaatgaaaattgtctgacatcagggggcatctaatggtgtgttgaaataTTTTCCTTCATCGAGGTTACTTTTCCCCACATGGTATTGTtactcggaaaggtttttaatgagacaaaaataaacaccgggaagtaatttcccaactaaggctattgtctttcccacgaggattttctgccttaagagttgtgaagaaactagtcaacttcaactgagcaaagtgatcatctgcaactgatcaactttacttgcatctgtcacgttgtactattttcccttcgtaaaggttttgtcccactgggtttccttgtcaaggttttaatgaggcaacatattcgagttcatctatgttctaagtttgcttaatattgcactctttttctttaggtcaggttttgtccctccgggtttttcctgacgaagttttaacgaggcaattaacttagactagtcggtccttgaagatcgtattgcatgtgatgaactacatgaaAGTActagataacatgtgaagtactacacgTGAAGAGTCGTAcgaaggttttgtcccactgagttttcccttgtcaaagttttaatgagagAATTGATTTCGGCAAAaatcatcaaggagaggacgacatttgaagaactacattcgaagcactaAATGTGAAGCAATGCATATGAAATTcaattggaccgcacaagggggagtgttgtagggcctacggcccatagTTGTGCGACCCagctagatatctagggtctcccTTCTACATGTATACAAAGAATATTGTTCCATGTAACCCTATTATCTTGATGAATAGAAAATACTCTGCCTCTATACTTTCCCCTATATTTCCACTGCAAAAAGATTTCATTTGACAAAAAAGTggtcataaaagggactccctccgTTCAGGCCCTTCGGGCCTTACTGTCGGTCGGCCCAATTATTGACCATCAAATCGGAAAGCAAAAGGTGAGATCTTGACGGCACAAACTGTGAATGGGAAAGAAAGAGGTGACACTGACTAAAACTAAAAAAGAGGGAGGAGGGAGGGAGGGAGAATGACGCTAGGGTTGATAAATGCGAACCCAATCGTACACGCAAAGAAGGAAAGAGTTGTTCGAGCTGATCTTCATCAAGACTGTGATGATGATGCTGTTGATCCTCTTGAAATTTATGATATCCTACTCCTCCTCTTCTCGTTATTGTTTTGGTACGTTTTTCTTTTAGTACGCGGAGTataatttttcttcttgtgttgaATTCCTTAATTCAAGGGCCACAAATTTTGTAAGAGATATACGAGATCCAGAGCATCCATACTCACTTGAACAGCTTAGTGTACTATCTGAGGAATCTATTTCTGTTGATCACAAGCTTGGCCTTATTCTATAAGTTTCTCGTTCTTTTCTTTGCTGCTTAATTCTTGATTTTTAGAGTAACAAACTTCCGTCAAATTAAAGAAAATATATGTCTTTGGTGCTTCCTTGGGTATGAATCTTAGAATTGCTAAACCTAAATTCAAATTTGGATTCCAAAATGTGTACGTTTTTTTTTGGGGTCTTTTGGAAACTACCATTACTACGCCTCATGCAGCCCTTAACAACATAATTTTATTTCGAGGAGAGTGACAAACAACTAGTTGTATTTCGGTCACAATTTATTCTCCAAGATATCTGAAATCAAAGGATATGATTTTGTATAGTTTACATATTTTCTCTACCATTTGTTAAGAGGCTTTTGATAACTCAGTTATGTTTATTCTATTTGAGCGGTTTCGTCATACACCTTTGttatttgtgtgtgtgtgtgtaattCCCATCATGTCTTATTCATCCTATTTATATGCAAATACAATTTTCTGTGACTCTCTATTGAGCCAACAAATGTATGCTATAAGGTCTGCTTTTTTGGAAGTGATCATGATCAATGTGTACATTATCACAAATTCACAATAAGGTATCTGCATGCGCATTGCAGACATGAGTTATGCTGGATTTAGGGATTGCACAATGAAGATGAaagtttttgttttaatttgcatTGGCAAAGGAATCTTCATGTGGCTTGGATGGAAGTATAGAAAAATTATAATTAAGAaaacatagtatcattatatactTGGTGGAGTGTGATGGAGATTTTTGAAAAGGTGCGTGACAGAAACAGCTAAGCGACTTAGACGACTTATTCAAAGCTTCACTAGTCCTTGTATAGATAGGAATGTGTGACTCACGTTTGTCCGTCTAGTTGTTGTAATTGACTTCTGGAGAGTAGCTAGTACTTTTCTGATACGCGTTTGACATGGAACACAATAAATTATGGAGTATTGGTTGATTATGCTAAAAAAGAATGGCAAGTAAAGGGAGACTATAAAAATTTAATTCTCATAAAGCTAGGGTGAGCATTCATCAATGGGTACGACTTGGGGGATCACCCAACTTGAAAACTGTTTCATCTATTGCACTATTTGTTTTTCTTCCGAATCTCGTTATCGATGGTCAAAATTGGTATTTATACAAATATTTTCCAGAGATACCATAAATTTGCAAAGTTAGATTTGGTAGATGCAACTTTGTGAAGTTTCTGAACCTGATACTGCCTTATATGCTAACCCCCTTTTTAATTATTCTGCTAATGTTTCATTCCGGTTAACATCCTGTCTTGCAAGATCTATTACTGCGCATTTTACTGAGTGGTCATCTGGTCTCTGTACCGACTTTCTGAAATGTAGGATAACTTTCACCCCAACCATCCAACACTGTAGCATGGCAACTATTATTGGTCTATGTTTGAGAGTTAAACTGATGCGTTATTTCCCTCCACATTTCAAGGTAAATCAATACTCCTCAGTTCTAATCTGAAACTCTGTCTCGTGATGGTTCTTGTATGTAGAGCAAAGTTTCATTTATTCATGCTCCAGAAATCTCTAGTGACCCCTTGTGTAATCTAGTTTTACCTCAATATTGCAAGGTTTTCTTTTCAATTGCATCTTTGTCTTgcatatgttcttttttttttttttaattttttatattgcaaGCATATATTTCAAACCTTAAATTGTTATGCTTGCAAAACAGGCTGGTAATAATCACTACCAAGGTTTGTAATTTTTCAAAGGTAAATACAATTCATTGACCAATTGACGTTTAGAAACACATAGGTTGATAATCCAGCATATTGTAAGTGGTACATTTTAAGCTTGACTAGGTTTTGGTAACGGATATAAATCATGTGTGGATGAGGAATATGGCGCTTTACCAAGCACTAGCTAGCTAGATAATGATCGAGTAGCTGGTAGCGGTGAAGTTTTTCATTGACCGGTATGATATCAACAAAGTTGGAAAGAGAACCCTAGAAACACAAGGACGTTCTAGTAAAAATATTTCATGTCTATTGTTGTCATTTGGTCCTCTCCTCTTCGATTGTGGGGACCATGTTGAGGATGCATATGTGTATGTGCTCTACCTATTGACATTTCTGCtttcaaaatttaaaaattatgTATGTATAGTTTTTCCCCAGTGTCTTTGGTGACTGTTCTTCGTAGGTGGGATTGTAATTGACATCTTTAAGGGAAAGTAAGGTTCCAGCATTCTCGCACTGCCTGTATTCTTCTCCTAGAGAGAGCAGAGAAAACCAACTGTGAAGGACACAGAGGTTCTAATTAAGATTTTTCAGGTCCATGTTGCGGACGCTTTCATGCCTACTTGCTAACAGCTATGCTCTTTTAAACTGAAATAGACCTATGTCTATTTATTGCCTATCGCCTATGGCGACTATTTTCCACGGTGGGGTGATAATTCACAGTTTGACATCCTCTTAAGGGAAGTAAACGTTCAGTCTTTCAGTAGtgccttttttttcttggaaCTTTTGGCTTGTAGAGGGAACATAGTTAAATGAAGCAACCGTTTTCCATGTGTTCAAATTTGCATATGAGATTAAGAATAGCAGTGAAACCTTTTAAAAGGCCTTTTAACATTGTTACGTTTAAGAGGTCAACTTAATATTATTCTTTGTGCTCTCTGAAAATCCTATATTTATGTTGTAACATATTTATCCCTGTGCACTTGTGCCAGCTTGACATAAAAGTGACTCCAGGATCCCATGCAAATGAGgaatcgggtatgtatatagttAACACTTGGTTAACCACTTAATTTATGCTGCCCCTTGGATATCAAAGtgaaaaaagtgggggtacaacaaccacacccaatatttcgcttagcaatttgtatggacaaactccaatatactttctagagaatcgactagacagtcagactcaatctagataaaaaatatatcaaagagtttatatctctatctctcgattagatatatactcaagcaaatagaaatctgcgagtctttatcaaatactagagagataacttggatggtaccaaagaccaatatccaagtgttaatcaatttaaatcaataaccaaaaggtcggatattctaattgattgaacaacgcacaacctgtgatatttcaattatataacaaaatataatgcggaaaaaaaataacacagacaccagaattttgttaacgaggaaaccgcaaatgcagaaaaaccccgggacctagtccagattgagcacacactgtattaagccgctacagacaatagcctactccaaattaacttcggtctggactgtagttgaagcccaatcaatctcacactgatccaaggtacaattattctcctacatctctgatcccagcaggatgctacgtacttgattcccttagctgatctcacccacaactaagagttgctacgacccaaagtcgaagactttaataaacaaatctgtatcacacagaaaagtctacggtaatagataaatccgtctcccacgaatatacctacgagttttgttacgccttttgataaatcaaggtgaacatgaaccaattgataaaccggacttatattctcgaagaacagcctagtattatcaatcacctcacaataatcttaatcgacgcagcgaaaaaagatattgcggaatcacaaacgatgagacgaagtgtttgtgctttcttttatatcttgcatatcggagatatcaatctcaagacaattattacaattgtactcgtacgatagaaacaacaagatcagatcacacaactactagaaagtagtatcggtctggcttcataatcccaatgaagtctttaaatcgttaacctggtttagaagaagaaaccaaagattaaaggagaatcgactctagcttagcacaactagtatcacacagaaggtgtggggattaggtttcccagttgttagagttctcccttatatagtctttcagatcagggtttgcaatcaatgttagcttggtaacaaagcattcaatattcaccgttagatgaaaacctgattagattcaaactaatatctttcaaccgttagatcgaaaactagcttgttacacacaaatgaaatgcacgtttctaggcttgtgtaaccgtacccaaacttgtacatttgttggttcaacaatagtcaaccaaatggttagccatatgatcactttcatatcaaccatattcttcttcaccataactagttcaagtgactcaaatgaactagttagagagttgttcaattgcaaggaaatcttatataactacataagacacaattgaagcaaaaacgatttgattcactcgaatcggttcatgaactatacagccacagtttgcaatttgcattccttagtttatataagaataagttcacaaacatcatttttagatataacctactcaagttcgcggactgggttcgcggacttaagttcccggacggaattcacaaactccagcagaatttctcgggacgagaacttccgccagttcgcggacttggctcacgccaccattccggttctcttgatcaacaaagttcgcaaacttcggttcaaagaataaggacttatacatatatgtttttccacaacagtacttatatcctccaatggttatattatctaaactctcatttcaatcattgaaacattcttagaggacgttgatattctatagttgttattcagaaacaatttttcgtcaaagtaagcaattttcaaagtgattgaaacttgtcatgactttcgtcaccaggtaaagatgaacttggctaaagcgaaagcttaccaacacatatttcgagaaatagatagacgagataaactcggctcgaaatagcaaatgtgtataatctaagtctatatagcaaaacgacttttgtctcaagataggaattaaatagacttttgagtgatagataagttcaagtctccacataccttttagtcgatgaagatctaccggttccttgagtagtccttcgtcttgtatgatgattgccatggagttcttgagctcaactacactttctatcctagtctgagaccttatctacagtagactagaaatcaagacttatagttttgatcactaagattgacaaacatgcttgagatagcaacgcatgcgagttcgaccgagcaatgctctaacaatctccccctttgtcaattttagtgacaaaactatcaatacatatggaatacaaaaaaaaaaaaaaaaaacttttgtagctcttattccacatgtctaatcttcaacattactcgaaatcttcgttacttccaagtactccaatgatcccaaaggttgtaagttcagcatcatggttgttgaaaatccgtagctataacaacgagaaaacaagagttctcaatcattgttatacagtgtcatattatcattacacaacgtcaaagttcaattgtatcacaacttcaacaacaatactatggtgatatgtatcactcccccttagtcaatactccatctcacatgaaaaccactcccccttacataatgatccgaaaaccatatgtatttgtagtgtgaactacatattaattcttcccctttttgtcaataaaattggcaaaggtacaagaacgggatcctaatgaaattttcgaaagagacatttcatgaccaaaagaaaagaaaaaaaacacatatcatcttatttagatgcaatcataaagccgaagctaaatgcattcatcaaggagtttataaagatacaagataacccctataatattccacagccgcactccccacaaagatttggcaattaagcacaagttcaattaagaactctcccccataaaatgtcaatcccgaaagaacaacaagagagaccttaatttcgaaagaaatgaaggatttctttggacataacaaatcacatacgagtatgaatttgaatccaaaaaaactcaattaaattaaccacaagagaatccatgattaattcaatcgagaaatgctcaacataagtaaacttatggagactcaaaaatatacaactagattaatcacaagagaacccataattaatctaattgaaatacacaaccaaactaatcacaaaagtaataaatttaattggtcatgctcgtcataagaaaacttacggagcaacaactaaataaccaaacaagatgattaatttagttgagtatgcttgacataaagtatctcgcggaacaacaactaagctaatcataaaaataatcaacttggtcgttttagtgctcaacataagacactttatggagcctcacagtaatacataaaatatggatcagggaagatcaatactgcggaatacacaaggattcattctattttccatcactattcgcataacgacattcaatagacataatccttgcaaacaaaagattttaacctatcttccatcaataattgacataataggcttaacttttgtgtttgtcaaaagtctattcattcttttatcaatataggcatatcgacatacgaaagactttacttttgataaggtatgggacaatcatagttcacggacgtaaacacccatatcccataacaatattgcaatatatgaaaccataaagactaatactgcaaaaatcatcttccaaacaaatttagaatttaaaccaataaatctaaaaacatgaagatgaaaacgttggacatagctatgtgtaatcacaataatggctattccaaactctagttattcttctaacaaaacaagaaaatagaagatttctttggacataacaaatcatatacgagtatgaatttgaatcccaaaaaactcaattaaattatccacaagagaatccatgattaattcaatcgaaaaatgctcaacataagtaaacttatggagactcaaaaatatacaactagattaatcacaagagaacccataattaatctaattgaaatatacaaccaaactaatcacaaaagtaatcaatttaattggtcatactcgtcataagaaaacttacggagcaacaactaaataaccaaacaagatgattaatttagttgaatatgctcgacataaagtatctcgcggaacaacaactaagctaatcataaaaattatcaaCTTGGAcgttttagtgctcaacataagacactttatggagtctcacagtaatacataaaatatggatcagggaagatcaatactgcggaatacacaaggattcattctattttccatcactattcgcataacgacattcaatagacataatccttacaaacaaaagattttaacctatcttccatcaataattgacataataggcttaacttttgtgtttgtcaaaagtctattcattcttttatcaatataagcatatcgacatacgaaagactttacttttgacaaggtatgggacaatcatagttcacggacgtaaacgcccatatcccataacaatattgcaatatataaaaccataaatattaatactgcaaaaatcatcttccaaacaaatttagaatttaaaccaataaatctaaaaacatgaagatgaaaacgttggacatagctatgtgtaatcacaataatggttattcaaaactctagttattcttctaacaaaacaagaaaatagaagatttactaggcaataagaccttttaagaattctttatcgtccccgaactccttgtcgtcaacaaccattgggacgtAAAGTTCATTCAGGTAGGAccttatatcaataaaccttcttggctgatgatgtcgaaccagggccttctgaatcaacgagtcttatacacaaaagcctttatttgttgaatctcctttcgcatctccttcaactcttcaagaacatcagaaaacttttgAGAGTTTGAAGAAACGGCTCtgggcttcctcacattccttatgtTTCTTTTCAAGGTCGGAGATAACgaattttctctttttccttcatgattgatggcttaacaatcatattaacatcttttccatcagaagacatcatgcttggagtatccataacgtatgggtttgtgagaggaaatcacaaattgaactcaacaagtagtcttgagataaaaagagtttttgaggaaggaaaaaggaatgcagggtttcgaaacctttaaacagttTCGTACAcctccaactcacaaccctataaagagtagaattgtcgataataaccctcttttgtTGATAGACAGAGAAGAACAAAactgagaaaagaagaaaacaaaaaacttttcctaaagcctgagaggtacaaaatcattgtctcttttgatcaggcacatgagacaagatttccaaaacaacacaatcaagttgcgttgtggtgaacaacaatttgtccaccattttcctcttgagaggaatccacaaacctctgtctatcaaaacgactcgaccatactttcttctctaatggtcttggtttttccttggaaactaacttcttagacgaagataaaatcctacatacctcagcggtcttctgagcaagtttaagcttatttgtaaattgatttgctcttcgttgaagtttgttgacgtgcctcaattggtgtttgtacttgtaacactttgaaagttcatgaccctttagagaacaatacgagcacgtcaaactggaataaaagtcaggcttctgagatgtgcacgcagctagacacatggtggaacctgaaacattacaaacagagtttccaagaaatgggtcaattttttcttctagattagttgggttctcttctgaaagaatat includes the following:
- the LOC113342159 gene encoding protein AE7-like 1 isoform X3; the protein is MTLGLINANPIVHAKKERVVRADLHQDCDDDAVDPLEIYDILLLLFSLLFWITFTPTIQHCSMATIIGLCLRVKLMRYFPPHFKVGL
- the LOC113342159 gene encoding protein AE7-like 1 isoform X1, which gives rise to MTLGLINANPIVHAKKERVVRADLHQDCDDDAVDPLEIYDILLLLFSLLFWITFTPTIQHCSMATIIGLCLRVKLMRYFPPHFKLDIKVTPGSHANEESGMYIVNTWLTT
- the LOC113342159 gene encoding protein AE7-like 1 isoform X2, coding for MTLGLINANPIVHAKKERVVRADLHQDCDDDAVDPLEIYDILLLLFSLLFWITFTPTIQHCSMATIIGLCLRVKLMRYFPPHFKVHVADAFMPTC